TACAAGCCCCCCACCTCCAACAGGTACCACCACATATTGTAAATCAGGACACTGTTTGGTCAATTCCAGTCCGATAGTACCCTGCCCGGCGATAATATCCGGATCATTATATGGGGAAATATATAGTTTACCCTCTTTTTCTGCTAACATTCTTCCATAAGCCTCTGATTGGTCTACTGATTTACCATAAATTATAAGTTGAGCACCATATTTTTGAATCAACTGCTTTTTTTTCTCCGGAGTTCCTTCAGGAACGATTATTTTTGCAGTCAATCCTAATTCCCTGGATGCTCTGGCTACTGCTTGTCCATGGTTACCTGAGGAGGCAGTTATAATTTCCTGCTGATTCTTCTTTATTTTGTTTAACTTATTGATTGCGCCTCTTATTTTAAAAGCATGGGTAATCTGCGTATTCTCCAATTTCAAAAACACATCTCCTTGAGTTAAATCGCTGAAGTAAAGAGATTTTTGCAAATCAGTTTTTTTAATAAGTTTATGAATATTCTCCCATGCCGAATAAATATCATTTAGATTCATTTGTCATTTCCTTTTCAATATTATATTAAAGAGATTTTGTTAGAAGTTTTCTTTCAGATAATCTGCAAATACGGACAGGCTTTTTCTTAATTTATCCGAATCCCCGCCAAAACCGATTCTGAGATGGTTGGGAATATCAAAACATTCCCCCGGAACTACCAGGAGTGATTTACGATTAAATAAATCCAGGGCAAGCTGTTCTGAGCTGATATGAATATTTTTCAATTTGGGAAAACACAAAACACCTGCCTCAGGAAGATAGTAATCAAAATACTTTTTATGTTCTTCAAACCATTCTTCTAATATTTTCCGATTTTTGCAGATAATGCTGTGATTCCTTGTAGAGATTTGCTTGAAATGATCCAGGGCGAAAGATGCCAGGTAATCATTGATAGGAGAGTTACTTATTGAAGTATAATCCTTCCAACTCCAGCACTCATCAATAACTTTTTCAGGGGCGGCAATCCATCCCACTCGGAGACCTGACAGTCCATATGCTTTAGAC
Above is a genomic segment from Atribacterota bacterium containing:
- a CDS encoding threonine/serine dehydratase, with amino-acid sequence MNLNDIYSAWENIHKLIKKTDLQKSLYFSDLTQGDVFLKLENTQITHAFKIRGAINKLNKIKKNQQEIITASSGNHGQAVARASRELGLTAKIIVPEGTPEKKKQLIQKYGAQLIIYGKSVDQSEAYGRMLAEKEGKLYISPYNDPDIIAGQGTIGLELTKQCPDLQYVVVPVGGGGLVSGVGIAIKENFPEIQVIGVQAENDSAIYHSIKAGRILSTEEYPCTSTIAEGLAGGIEQNSITFPLIQKYVDKILLVKEDSIKEAISLLWKKENLVTEGAGAVGVAAVLENPRIFSSKKTAIILSGGNINKDLFNRLIEN